Proteins from one Nakamurella multipartita DSM 44233 genomic window:
- a CDS encoding oligosaccharide flippase family protein, whose translation MAITSGLTLILAAFLGPRVFGVMSLALAFTGLIEMLQKQGLAPAIVSRKELTGPQADTAFWLVVGIGMILTGIGVVIAPVWAGMNDLPELAGVVRVLACGIPITSLVVVQEALLTRELAFKALAVRTWVSAAIGGIVGVVGALLSWGVWALVAQQLTTSVVAAIVLWGVATWRPRLRVDLAAARTLWSYSMRSAGGSIGVFLGGRLDVLMAGPLFGPVIVGLYRMANRLTTLVVDISARSMQAVALPGLSALQDDIPAFRDRLLSMTRATTLLCMPALGIVIGMSDSIETILGAEWHGVSLAIRLVAIGQLATSGSLLIGPALQAVGRPGLTSLLAWCWVGTSALAIAGAAAFGSSALVSLCAGLSLSAIISTTSFVAVGMHIFRFKARRMWVAWFPGMVGGIAGALSSAAVAAVIAGAHSWARAVLAGASGLAMAAIAVLLAAPDLRRALRSQVRRRRQLARTV comes from the coding sequence ATGGCAATCACCAGCGGACTGACCCTTATCCTTGCCGCCTTCCTTGGCCCGAGGGTGTTTGGCGTCATGTCTCTTGCTCTCGCATTTACTGGCCTCATCGAAATGCTGCAGAAACAAGGGCTAGCCCCAGCAATTGTTTCTCGAAAAGAACTTACCGGGCCCCAGGCGGACACGGCATTCTGGTTGGTCGTCGGTATAGGGATGATCCTGACGGGCATCGGAGTCGTGATTGCGCCGGTTTGGGCCGGCATGAACGATCTTCCGGAACTCGCCGGAGTCGTACGCGTCCTCGCGTGTGGCATCCCGATCACCTCGCTCGTGGTCGTCCAGGAAGCCTTGCTAACCCGGGAACTCGCGTTCAAAGCGCTTGCCGTTCGTACCTGGGTCTCAGCCGCAATTGGCGGGATCGTCGGCGTGGTCGGGGCATTGTTGTCCTGGGGTGTTTGGGCTCTCGTCGCGCAGCAACTCACCACCTCCGTGGTCGCTGCCATCGTGCTCTGGGGAGTGGCCACTTGGCGACCGCGGCTGCGCGTTGACTTGGCCGCGGCCCGAACACTTTGGAGCTATTCGATGCGCTCGGCCGGTGGCAGCATCGGAGTATTTCTGGGCGGTCGGTTGGATGTGTTGATGGCCGGCCCGCTGTTCGGCCCCGTGATAGTTGGCCTCTACAGGATGGCCAACCGACTGACAACGCTTGTCGTCGATATTTCTGCCCGATCCATGCAGGCGGTAGCGCTGCCCGGACTCTCGGCGCTGCAAGATGACATACCAGCCTTCCGTGACCGCCTACTCTCCATGACTCGTGCGACCACGTTGCTTTGTATGCCGGCGCTGGGGATCGTCATCGGAATGTCTGACAGCATCGAAACCATACTCGGTGCGGAGTGGCACGGAGTGTCGTTGGCCATCCGTTTGGTTGCCATCGGTCAATTGGCAACGTCCGGATCACTGCTGATCGGGCCGGCTCTCCAAGCGGTCGGACGCCCAGGGCTTACCTCGCTCCTTGCCTGGTGCTGGGTCGGCACCAGCGCCCTAGCCATCGCAGGAGCGGCTGCATTCGGATCTTCAGCGCTGGTGTCGCTTTGTGCCGGCTTGAGCCTGAGCGCGATCATCAGCACCACCTCATTCGTCGCGGTCGGCATGCATATCTTCCGGTTCAAAGCCCGGAGAATGTGGGTAGCCTGGTTCCCCGGAATGGTCGGCGGGATCGCTGGGGCGCTCAGCTCCGCGGCAGTTGCCGCCGTCATCGCCGGCGCCCACAGCTGGGCGCGAGCCGTACTGGCGGGCGCGAGCGGGCTCGCCATGGCGGCCATCGCCGTTCTGCTGGCCGCACCCGACCTCAGGAGGGCGCTGCGAAGCCAAGTTCGACGCCGTCGGCAGCTTGCGCGTACGGTCTAG
- a CDS encoding O-antigen ligase family protein — protein sequence MSSGVLDRPRTSTGTWQPTILRKHHVSNDTVLLLRSYRITTFGILIVFLALQFLIPARLVVSGMGAAGRPSVAVGILLVFLWALAALRPKGLPAGRQPIRWLVGIYVAVQLATYAVGFDRGPTQIEANSADRWLIFTFAMAGVALAVCDGLVTRRQLDLLLRAMVGFAAVMAIVGILQYARIVNLVLYIRIPGLTANSQLLIQGARGDGDFARVAGTATHYIEFGVVLAIMLPLALHYALFSKRARWARVLSWVQVGLIVSAIPMSISRSAMLTTAVVLLLMLFVWKWRLRYNVIVIGSIALVTFHLVNRGLLGTIWALFTNVNNDPSIQHRLSDTATVVQLFESRPVLGRGAGMIIPEQYLLLDNQFYVTLLASGVVGVATLAALYLVPYFLARSIRLRTPCEADRHLAQALAVTFPAAMLAAGTFDAFSFATYVGVFFVLIGSVGALWRFTRGSVPKGAPQPLYWSPDDRFVCAPLMALDHPRWSSPFLRTSAARTKSESEKQLTRV from the coding sequence GTGAGCAGCGGCGTACTCGACCGCCCTCGTACCAGCACCGGAACTTGGCAGCCGACCATCCTGCGCAAGCACCATGTAAGCAACGACACGGTGCTGCTGCTGCGGTCCTATCGGATCACCACTTTTGGCATTCTAATCGTCTTTCTCGCTCTGCAGTTCTTGATCCCCGCGCGGCTGGTCGTTAGCGGCATGGGTGCCGCGGGGCGCCCATCTGTCGCAGTTGGGATCTTGCTGGTCTTCCTCTGGGCCCTAGCCGCACTGCGTCCAAAAGGGTTGCCTGCAGGTCGGCAGCCGATCCGATGGCTAGTCGGCATCTACGTGGCCGTGCAATTGGCCACATATGCGGTCGGATTCGATCGCGGACCAACCCAGATCGAGGCCAACAGCGCAGACCGTTGGTTGATATTCACATTTGCGATGGCCGGTGTGGCGCTGGCCGTCTGTGACGGACTTGTAACACGACGTCAGCTTGATCTGCTGCTCCGCGCGATGGTGGGATTCGCGGCCGTAATGGCGATCGTCGGAATATTGCAGTACGCCCGAATTGTAAATCTCGTCCTCTACATCCGGATTCCTGGGTTGACGGCCAACAGTCAATTGCTCATACAGGGAGCCCGTGGTGACGGTGATTTCGCGCGGGTGGCCGGAACAGCGACACACTACATAGAATTTGGCGTAGTTTTGGCCATCATGCTTCCACTGGCGTTGCACTACGCCCTGTTTTCCAAACGAGCACGTTGGGCCCGCGTGCTCTCCTGGGTGCAGGTTGGTCTAATCGTCTCTGCGATTCCAATGTCCATATCGCGATCGGCCATGCTAACCACCGCGGTTGTACTCCTCCTCATGCTCTTTGTGTGGAAGTGGCGCTTACGTTACAACGTGATCGTCATAGGATCGATCGCACTAGTGACGTTCCATCTTGTCAACCGCGGCCTATTAGGGACCATCTGGGCGCTCTTCACTAATGTCAACAACGACCCCAGCATTCAGCACCGGCTCTCCGATACGGCCACGGTGGTTCAGCTTTTTGAATCGCGACCAGTCTTGGGTCGCGGCGCTGGGATGATCATCCCGGAGCAATACTTGCTGCTGGACAACCAATTCTACGTTACGTTGCTAGCAAGCGGTGTTGTTGGTGTCGCCACACTCGCAGCACTCTACTTGGTTCCCTATTTCCTAGCGCGCAGTATTCGACTGCGGACCCCCTGCGAGGCCGACCGGCACCTCGCGCAAGCGCTGGCTGTAACATTTCCTGCTGCGATGTTGGCCGCCGGAACATTCGATGCCTTCTCGTTCGCAACCTATGTCGGCGTATTCTTTGTCCTCATAGGGAGCGTGGGGGCGCTATGGAGATTTACCCGTGGCTCCGTGCCAAAGGGCGCTCCTCAGCCGCTATATTGGTCGCCAGACGACCGGTTCGTATGCGCGCCGCTCATGGCCCTTGATCATCCTCGCTGGAGTTCACCGTTCTTGCGGACTTCCGCCGCAAGAACAAAGAGTGAATCGGAAAAGCAACTAACGAGAGTGTAA
- a CDS encoding IS3 family transposase (programmed frameshift) yields MATRKRHTPEQVVRKLAQADRMLGEGKEVADVCRELQVSEQTYYRWRNQFGGLKADDAKRLKDLEKENSTLKRLLADAELEKAALKEIAPGKLLSPARRRAAVHHLITVLGVSERFACRVTGQHRATQRHQPPAQTPADPDATLRNWLRAYAAKHPRWGHRRAYHDARADGWAVNHKKVQRLWREEGLRVPQHRRRKRVGTSTTQERPTADAPNIVWAVDFQFDATTDGRPVKIVSLVDEHTRETFGGLVDRSITADRLIDELDRVAAVRGYPAVLRCDNGPELACAAMADWAGQRVGLSFIPPGEPWRNGYIESFNGRLRDECLNINQFWSLTHARVVIDDWKLEYNQHRRHSALGYQTPAGYAASCTHQSTN; encoded by the exons ATGGCTACGAGGAAGCGGCATACGCCGGAGCAGGTCGTGCGGAAGCTCGCGCAGGCCGATCGGATGCTCGGCGAGGGCAAAGAGGTCGCTGATGTGTGCCGGGAGCTGCAGGTGTCGGAGCAGACGTACTACCGGTGGCGCAACCAGTTCGGTGGACTGAAGGCCGACGACGCGAAGCGGTTGAAGGACCTGGAGAAGGAGAACTCCACGCTGAAGCGGCTGCTCGCCGACGCGGAGCTGGAGAAGGCGGCGTTGAAGGAGATCGCCC CGGGGAAACTTCTGAGCCCGGCACGCCGCCGCGCCGCCGTCCACCACCTGATCACGGTTCTCGGGGTGAGCGAGCGGTTCGCGTGTCGGGTGACCGGGCAGCACCGAGCCACCCAACGCCACCAACCGCCGGCGCAGACGCCGGCCGACCCCGACGCCACGCTCCGCAACTGGCTGCGGGCGTACGCGGCCAAGCATCCGCGGTGGGGTCACCGCCGCGCCTACCACGACGCACGCGCCGACGGTTGGGCGGTGAATCACAAGAAGGTGCAACGGCTTTGGCGGGAGGAAGGACTGCGGGTGCCGCAGCACCGCCGCCGCAAACGCGTCGGCACCAGCACCACACAGGAGCGGCCGACAGCAGACGCCCCGAACATCGTCTGGGCCGTGGACTTCCAGTTCGACGCCACCACCGACGGGCGGCCGGTCAAGATCGTGTCGCTCGTTGACGAACACACCAGGGAGACGTTCGGCGGTCTCGTCGACCGCTCGATCACCGCCGATCGGCTCATCGATGAACTCGACAGGGTCGCCGCGGTTCGCGGCTACCCGGCGGTGCTTCGCTGCGACAACGGCCCCGAACTGGCGTGTGCGGCGATGGCCGACTGGGCCGGGCAACGCGTCGGTCTGTCGTTCATTCCGCCCGGTGAACCGTGGCGCAACGGGTACATCGAATCGTTCAACGGCCGGCTCCGCGACGAATGCCTGAACATCAATCAGTTCTGGTCGCTCACCCACGCCCGAGTCGTCATCGACGACTGGAAGCTCGAGTACAACCAGCACCGCCGGCACTCAGCGCTGGGCTACCAGACACCGGCTGGATACGCTGCCAGCTGCACCCACCAATCCACCAACTGA
- a CDS encoding transposase: protein MLNGPGCHSTIRDHGRGSCCGKPTREGADFLAFVKGRCRTVQRPRVHVVLGNLSTHKSGDVEAWLAQNPNVDFHFTSVGSSWLSQIENWFGIVVTRQSIRHGTFASVKALIGRIRDYITHWNSHA, encoded by the coding sequence ATGCTGAACGGGCCGGGATGTCACAGCACGATCCGCGACCACGGCCGCGGATCGTGCTGTGGCAAGCCGACCCGGGAGGGGGCCGACTTCCTGGCGTTCGTCAAAGGTCGCTGTCGAACCGTACAGCGGCCGCGAGTGCACGTCGTACTGGGCAACCTGTCCACCCACAAAAGCGGAGACGTCGAAGCCTGGCTGGCCCAGAACCCCAATGTGGACTTCCATTTCACCTCGGTCGGATCCTCCTGGCTCAGCCAGATCGAGAACTGGTTCGGCATTGTCGTCACCCGCCAGTCGATCCGCCACGGCACGTTCGCATCGGTGAAGGCACTGATCGGCCGGATCCGGGACTACATCACGCACTGGAACAGCCACGCGTGA
- the nadE gene encoding NAD(+) synthase — MTAAAFGPDVLTLDLEYEFERIRLSITSYLASVRRHGLVVALSGGIDSSLVAALAVRALGPERVFGLHMPERESSNETLAISQSVSDTFGIDSVVEDITAPLEAFGAYRRRDDAIRLVCPEYGPGFRSKIVLPSVVDSHQLRLYSVVVVDPSGLETSYRLSQNAYLGIVAATNFKQRVRKAFEYYHADRLNYATSGTPNRLEYDQGFFVKLGDGAADIKPIAHLYKSQVYALAKHLGVPKAVIARPSTTDTYSLPQSQEEFYFSLPHDKMDLVLYGKNNDVPVSDVAAAVGLTSEQVRRVYGDIDQKRRSTRYMHLPPELAAPVQEIV; from the coding sequence ATGACCGCGGCGGCTTTCGGGCCCGACGTTCTGACTCTCGACCTCGAGTACGAGTTTGAGCGCATTCGTTTGTCCATAACGAGCTATCTTGCCAGCGTCCGGCGACATGGTCTAGTAGTTGCACTGTCAGGAGGTATCGACTCAAGTCTCGTCGCGGCCCTTGCGGTCCGCGCGTTGGGGCCGGAACGAGTGTTCGGGCTCCACATGCCTGAGCGAGAGTCTTCGAACGAAACGCTGGCTATCAGCCAGTCGGTTTCGGACACTTTTGGGATCGATTCTGTGGTTGAGGACATCACGGCGCCACTCGAGGCATTTGGAGCATACCGCCGCCGTGATGATGCAATACGGTTAGTGTGCCCCGAGTACGGACCTGGCTTTCGATCGAAGATCGTCCTTCCGTCGGTAGTTGATTCGCATCAGCTCCGGCTGTATTCGGTCGTTGTCGTCGATCCGTCCGGCCTGGAGACTTCTTATCGTCTGTCTCAGAACGCCTACCTGGGAATCGTGGCTGCTACAAACTTCAAGCAGCGTGTTCGTAAGGCGTTCGAGTACTACCATGCAGATCGTCTAAACTATGCTACCTCTGGCACGCCAAACCGTTTGGAGTACGACCAGGGATTTTTCGTTAAGCTCGGCGACGGGGCGGCCGACATTAAACCCATCGCTCACCTCTATAAATCGCAAGTTTATGCCTTGGCGAAGCATCTGGGTGTTCCGAAGGCCGTCATAGCGAGACCATCAACAACCGACACATATTCTCTACCTCAATCCCAGGAGGAGTTCTATTTTTCTTTACCGCACGACAAAATGGACCTCGTGTTGTATGGAAAGAACAACGACGTGCCAGTCAGCGACGTGGCGGCGGCTGTCGGCCTGACGTCTGAGCAGGTACGCCGAGTTTACGGTGACATCGATCAGAAGCGCCGTTCAACCCGGTATATGCATCTTCCGCCTGAATTGGCTGCGCCGGTTCAGGAAATCGTCTGA
- the asnB gene encoding asparagine synthase (glutamine-hydrolyzing), whose amino-acid sequence MCGIAGILSFRDAPDRDLICSMIGRLSHRGPDSSGYYRDRWIALGHSRLSIIDTAGGAQPLANEDGTVWVSFNGEIFNYLELAAELRTLGHRFRTVSDTEVIVHAWEEWGPDAFERFNGQWALALWESRTRRLILSRDRLGVRPLYTSRAGSDIIFASEVKALFAHPDVARGIDPEGLGQALTLWSTVAPVSVFTGIRQVPPGCYMLIDQHGERTRQYWHLNFPDAGREVLQDIEENATELRRLVEAATRLRFERSDVPVGAYLSGGLDSTITASVVASVTSAPVRTFSLRFADREFDEGKYQQELAGRLGTEHHEVVVESKDIADVFPDVVFHAENPLLRSAPAPLFLLSRLVADSGYKVVVTGEGADEVLAGYDIFREARLREFWLRDPSSKVRDRGVELLYPWLHRSPTAAPSFARQFFGLDLTASDLALSHRPRWNSTAVLLHLLSPDLRASIVDPIAPLLARMSAGADRWDLLSRAQWLEATTLLPGYILASQGDRMLMANSVEGRFPFLDKDVVEFAAKLPARHKMLGLDEKHILKRAFEDIVPESILTRPKQPYRAPDASSFFGPGTRPDWMAELLSPSAVEDAGIFQPRVVEALVAKCQRTQGLRMSNTDNMRIMAVLSTQLLHEIFVVQGGQHKGDGPRISSPTTVIDNLVNDGSFS is encoded by the coding sequence ATGTGTGGTATTGCGGGCATCCTCAGTTTCCGTGACGCGCCAGACCGCGATCTGATTTGCAGCATGATCGGTCGGTTGAGCCATAGGGGTCCAGACAGCAGCGGGTACTACCGGGACCGGTGGATAGCACTCGGTCATTCACGGCTCTCCATTATCGACACTGCAGGCGGTGCGCAGCCTCTGGCAAACGAGGACGGCACGGTTTGGGTCTCGTTCAATGGTGAGATATTCAACTACCTTGAACTGGCGGCCGAGCTACGGACGCTCGGTCATCGGTTCAGAACGGTGAGCGACACCGAAGTCATCGTCCATGCCTGGGAAGAATGGGGACCTGACGCCTTCGAGCGGTTCAACGGACAATGGGCGCTCGCCCTTTGGGAATCTCGCACGCGTCGATTGATCCTCAGTCGAGATCGACTCGGCGTCCGACCACTCTACACTTCAAGAGCTGGATCAGACATCATCTTCGCGTCCGAGGTAAAGGCCCTGTTCGCGCATCCTGATGTCGCGCGTGGTATTGATCCGGAGGGACTTGGCCAGGCGCTGACACTTTGGTCGACGGTAGCGCCCGTCTCGGTATTCACCGGAATAAGACAGGTTCCACCCGGGTGCTACATGCTGATCGATCAGCACGGCGAGCGGACACGGCAGTACTGGCATTTGAATTTTCCCGACGCGGGACGAGAAGTCCTCCAGGATATTGAAGAGAACGCGACCGAGCTTCGGCGCCTTGTTGAGGCGGCAACGCGCCTGCGCTTCGAACGTTCAGATGTGCCCGTCGGGGCCTACCTATCGGGCGGCCTGGACTCCACCATCACAGCCTCCGTTGTAGCGTCGGTCACATCCGCGCCTGTTAGGACCTTCTCGCTTCGATTTGCTGACCGTGAGTTCGATGAGGGGAAGTACCAGCAAGAACTTGCGGGGAGATTAGGGACCGAACACCACGAAGTCGTTGTCGAATCGAAAGACATCGCGGACGTGTTTCCGGACGTGGTATTTCACGCGGAGAATCCTTTGCTCCGGTCGGCGCCGGCACCACTTTTCCTGTTATCGCGCCTAGTCGCCGACTCGGGGTACAAGGTGGTTGTCACCGGCGAGGGGGCCGACGAGGTGCTGGCCGGCTATGACATCTTCCGAGAAGCGCGACTCCGGGAGTTCTGGTTGCGCGATCCATCATCTAAGGTCCGTGATCGCGGAGTGGAGCTCCTATACCCGTGGTTACATCGATCACCCACAGCGGCACCGTCGTTTGCGAGACAATTCTTTGGCTTGGACCTTACGGCAAGTGATCTTGCCTTATCGCACCGTCCTCGCTGGAACTCAACCGCAGTCTTGCTCCATCTTCTTAGCCCCGATCTTCGCGCTTCCATCGTCGACCCGATCGCGCCGCTGCTCGCGCGGATGTCAGCGGGCGCTGACAGGTGGGACCTGCTTAGTCGTGCACAATGGCTCGAGGCAACGACACTTCTCCCAGGCTACATCCTTGCATCGCAAGGTGACCGGATGCTGATGGCGAACTCGGTCGAAGGACGTTTTCCCTTTCTGGACAAGGACGTGGTCGAGTTCGCTGCGAAGTTGCCGGCAAGACATAAAATGCTCGGACTCGATGAGAAGCACATCCTCAAGCGCGCGTTTGAAGACATTGTTCCCGAGTCCATCCTTACCCGACCCAAACAGCCTTACCGTGCACCCGACGCATCGTCGTTCTTTGGTCCAGGTACCAGACCGGATTGGATGGCAGAGTTGTTGTCCCCGTCGGCGGTCGAGGACGCAGGCATCTTCCAGCCTAGGGTTGTCGAAGCGCTCGTCGCAAAATGCCAGCGAACACAAGGACTGCGAATGAGCAATACCGACAATATGCGGATCATGGCCGTGCTATCAACGCAGCTCCTGCACGAGATATTTGTTGTACAAGGAGGTCAGCACAAGGGCGACGGCCCCCGCATTTCAAGCCCTACAACGGTTATCGACAATCTAGTAAATGATGGGAGCTTTTCATGA